One region of Cucurbita pepo subsp. pepo cultivar mu-cu-16 chromosome LG03, ASM280686v2, whole genome shotgun sequence genomic DNA includes:
- the LOC111790188 gene encoding BAG family molecular chaperone regulator 6-like isoform X1: protein MESPFFRNHWNYYPQRPLYVPSMMEIPVHRRTVPVVPKVVSIPVRFVESRKSRSDSATKIQTVFRGFLVRKSVKKVVAIEREVNEIQRRLANEETVDLIRKDGKERIRFGEMLMSLLFRLDSVKGVDIGIRNFRKAVIKKAIALQEKVDSIAAVDEATHVVHETLDAATAKCDSEAVDRSSGMDISGAREISAEETPDLKDRIPELEDESCTAKMANSEPVDGCDDDRAEIESVESADDCNERGNVDEVALTPCYIEKEGAIIEESTACSMESNADLEAPVPDDDIPKPQVSEQGKNSPGKDEVPAEVDNDMMHREVEAAGEYAEMSDAESQTDSSNNPPNLDNGVAEYGAVDQREGSGNEEEPVDEEEEEDSRVKGGEEHGESRELLEKMMVDNKRMMEMMAQLFEKNEMQSRLLSSLSHRVEQLEKALVLEMLRKKKRRNSTDCSQKCPKTKKND, encoded by the exons ATGGAGAGTCCCTTCTTCAGGAATCACTGGAACTACTACCCTCAACGCCCTCTGTATGTTCCTAGCATGATGGAAATTCCGGTGCATCGGCGAACTGTGCCGGTGGTTCCGAAGGTGGTTTCGATTCCTGTCCGTTTTGTTGAGTCGAGGAAGAGCAGATCTGACTCGGCCACCAAAATCCAAACGGTTTTCAGAGGTTTTCTGGTGAGGAAGAGCGTGAAGAAGGTTGTGGCGATTGAGAGAGAAGTAAATGAGATACAGAGGAGGCTTGCGAATGAAGAGACTGTGGATTTGATTCGGAAGGATGGTAAGGAGAGAATTAGGTTTGGTGAGATGCTGATGAGTTTGCTGTTTAGGTTGGATTCGGTGAAAGGCGTGGATATTGGAATTAGGAATTTCAGGAAGGCAGTGATCAAGAAGGCTATTGCGCTGCAGGAGAAGGTCGATTCAATTGCTGCTGTGGATGAAGCTACTCATGTCGTCCATGAGACTCTTGATGCTGCGACGGCCAAATGTGATTCTGAAGCTGTTGATCGGAGCTCAGGAATGGATATTTCTGGTGCAAGGGAAATCAGTGCGGAAGAAACTCCGGATCTCAAGGATAGAATTCCAGAGCTTGAAGATGAGAGTTGTACTGCAAAAATGGCAAACAGCGAACCAGTTGACGGTTGTGATGATGATAGAGCAGAAATTGAATCTGTTGAATCTGCCGATGATTGCAATGAGCGTGGAAACGTAGATGAGGTAGCATTAACGCCTTGTTACATTGAAAAGGAGGGAGCAATTATCGAGGAATCTACGGCTTGTTCTATGGAATCGAATGCTGATCTGGAAGCTCCTGTTCCAGATGATGATATACCGAAACCTCAAGTTTCAGAGCAAGGCAAGAACTCGCCAGGAAAAGATGAGGTGCCTGCAGAAGTTGACAACGACATGATGCATAGGGAGGTTGAGGCGGCAGGAGAGTACGCCGAAATGAGTGACGCTGAAAGTCAGACGGATTCGTCTAATAACCCACCGAACTTAGACAATGGGGTTGCAGAATATGGAGCTGTGGATCAAAGGGAGGGCAGTGGAAATGAAGAGGAGCCAgtagacgaagaagaagaagaagatagcAGAGTGAAGGGAGGAGAAGAACATGGGGAGAGTAGAGAGCTTCTTGAGAAGATGATGGTGGACAACAAGAGAATGATGGAGATGATGGCGCAGCTGTTTGAAAAAAACGAAATGCAGTCACGATTGTTAAGCTCACTGTCCCATAGGGTTGAGCAGTTAGAGAAGGCACTTGTTCTTGAGATgctaagaaagaagaagaggaggaacaGCACAGATTGCTCCCAAAAATGCcccaaaacaaagaaaaatg ATTAG
- the LOC111790188 gene encoding BAG family molecular chaperone regulator 6-like isoform X2 — MMEIPVHRRTVPVVPKVVSIPVRFVESRKSRSDSATKIQTVFRGFLVRKSVKKVVAIEREVNEIQRRLANEETVDLIRKDGKERIRFGEMLMSLLFRLDSVKGVDIGIRNFRKAVIKKAIALQEKVDSIAAVDEATHVVHETLDAATAKCDSEAVDRSSGMDISGAREISAEETPDLKDRIPELEDESCTAKMANSEPVDGCDDDRAEIESVESADDCNERGNVDEVALTPCYIEKEGAIIEESTACSMESNADLEAPVPDDDIPKPQVSEQGKNSPGKDEVPAEVDNDMMHREVEAAGEYAEMSDAESQTDSSNNPPNLDNGVAEYGAVDQREGSGNEEEPVDEEEEEDSRVKGGEEHGESRELLEKMMVDNKRMMEMMAQLFEKNEMQSRLLSSLSHRVEQLEKALVLEMLRKKKRRNSTDCSQKCPKTKKNGK, encoded by the coding sequence ATGATGGAAATTCCGGTGCATCGGCGAACTGTGCCGGTGGTTCCGAAGGTGGTTTCGATTCCTGTCCGTTTTGTTGAGTCGAGGAAGAGCAGATCTGACTCGGCCACCAAAATCCAAACGGTTTTCAGAGGTTTTCTGGTGAGGAAGAGCGTGAAGAAGGTTGTGGCGATTGAGAGAGAAGTAAATGAGATACAGAGGAGGCTTGCGAATGAAGAGACTGTGGATTTGATTCGGAAGGATGGTAAGGAGAGAATTAGGTTTGGTGAGATGCTGATGAGTTTGCTGTTTAGGTTGGATTCGGTGAAAGGCGTGGATATTGGAATTAGGAATTTCAGGAAGGCAGTGATCAAGAAGGCTATTGCGCTGCAGGAGAAGGTCGATTCAATTGCTGCTGTGGATGAAGCTACTCATGTCGTCCATGAGACTCTTGATGCTGCGACGGCCAAATGTGATTCTGAAGCTGTTGATCGGAGCTCAGGAATGGATATTTCTGGTGCAAGGGAAATCAGTGCGGAAGAAACTCCGGATCTCAAGGATAGAATTCCAGAGCTTGAAGATGAGAGTTGTACTGCAAAAATGGCAAACAGCGAACCAGTTGACGGTTGTGATGATGATAGAGCAGAAATTGAATCTGTTGAATCTGCCGATGATTGCAATGAGCGTGGAAACGTAGATGAGGTAGCATTAACGCCTTGTTACATTGAAAAGGAGGGAGCAATTATCGAGGAATCTACGGCTTGTTCTATGGAATCGAATGCTGATCTGGAAGCTCCTGTTCCAGATGATGATATACCGAAACCTCAAGTTTCAGAGCAAGGCAAGAACTCGCCAGGAAAAGATGAGGTGCCTGCAGAAGTTGACAACGACATGATGCATAGGGAGGTTGAGGCGGCAGGAGAGTACGCCGAAATGAGTGACGCTGAAAGTCAGACGGATTCGTCTAATAACCCACCGAACTTAGACAATGGGGTTGCAGAATATGGAGCTGTGGATCAAAGGGAGGGCAGTGGAAATGAAGAGGAGCCAgtagacgaagaagaagaagaagatagcAGAGTGAAGGGAGGAGAAGAACATGGGGAGAGTAGAGAGCTTCTTGAGAAGATGATGGTGGACAACAAGAGAATGATGGAGATGATGGCGCAGCTGTTTGAAAAAAACGAAATGCAGTCACGATTGTTAAGCTCACTGTCCCATAGGGTTGAGCAGTTAGAGAAGGCACTTGTTCTTGAGATgctaagaaagaagaagaggaggaacaGCACAGATTGCTCCCAAAAATGCcccaaaacaaagaaaaatggtaaatGA
- the LOC111790190 gene encoding uncharacterized protein LOC111790190, which produces MLMSLLLRLDSVKGVDFGIRNFRKAVIKKAIALQEKVDSIAAVDEATDIVHETLQAAPAKCDSEAVDRSSGMDISGAREVGVEETPDLKDRIPELEDESCTAKMENSEPADGCDDDRTEIESVESADDCNEDGNVDEVALTPRYTEKEGAIIEESTACSMESNAGLEAPDADDDTPKPQGSEQGKNSPGKDEVPAEVDSDMMHREVEAAEEYAEMSEAESQTDTCNNPPNFDNGVSEYGAVDQRVGSGNEEEPVEEEEEEEEDSRMKGREEHGESRELLEKMMVDNKRMMEMMTQLFEKNEMQSRLLSSLSHRVDQLEKALVYEMLRKKKRRNSIDCSEKCPKTKKSGK; this is translated from the coding sequence ATGCTGATGAGTTTGCTGTTACGGTTGGATTCGGTGAAGGGCGTGGATTTTGGAATTAGGAATTTCAGGAAGGCAGTGATCAAGAAGGCTATTGCCTTGCAGGAGAAGGTCGATTCAATTGCTGCTGTGGATGAAGCTACAGATATCGTCCATGAAACTCTCCAAGCTGCGCCTGCCAAATGTGATTCTGAAGCTGTTGATCGGAGCTCGGGAATGGATATTTCTGGTGCAAGGGAGGTTGGTGTGGAAGAAACTCCGGATCTCAAGGATAGAATTCCAGAGCTTGAAGATGAAAGTTGTACtgcaaaaatggaaaacagTGAACCTGCTGACGGTTGTGATGATGATAGAACAGAAATTGAATCTGTTGAATCTGCCGATGATTGCAATGAGGATGGAAACGTAGATGAGGTAGCATTAACGCCTCGTTACACTGAAAAGGAGGGAGCAATTATCGAGGAATCCACGGCTTGTTCTATGGAATCGAATGCTGGTCTGGAAGCTCCTGATGCAGATGATGATACACCGAAACCTCAAGGTTCAGAGCAAGGCAAGAACTCGCCAGGAAAAGACGAGGTGCCTGCAGAAGTTGACAGCGACATGATGCATAGAGAGGTTGAGGCGGCAGAGGAGTACGCCGAAATGAGTGAAGCTGAAAGTCAGACGGATACGTGTAATAATCCGCCGAATTTCGACAATGGGGTTTCAGAATATGGAGCTGTAGATCAAAGGGTGGGCAGCGGAAATGAAGAGGAaccagtagaagaagaagaagaagaagaagaagatagcAGAATGAAGGGAAGAGAAGAGCATGGGGAGAGCAGAGAGCTTCTTGAAAAGATGATGGTGGACAATAAGAGAATGATGGAGATGATGACGCAGCTGTTTGAGAAGAACGAAATGCAGTCACGATTGTTAAGCTCACTGTCCCATAGGGTTGACCAGTTAGAAAAGGCACTTGTATATGAGATgctaagaaagaagaagagaaggaataGCATAGATTGCTCCGAAAAATGCcccaaaacaaagaaaagtgGTAAATGA
- the LOC111790189 gene encoding uncharacterized protein LOC111790189, translating to MAVGVAMAARLKLVSLPSSLRSHRSSLSPSSSRNSSAAPTISASQFTTTTTTTTSSNPNFKLNMPCSSSSSPSSSATDGKVIDSHLHVWASPQEAAAKYPYFPGQEPTLTGHLDFLLQSMEEAGVDGALIVQPINHKFDHSYVTSVINKYPNKFVGCCLANPAEDGSGIQLLEHLVTKDGYSAVRFNPYLWPSGQKMTNEVGKALFSTAGKLGIPVGFMCMKGLSLHVEEIKELCTEFPSTNVLLDHLGFCKPPENEEDSLAISQLLELASFPQIYVKFSALFRVSRRPFPYQDLSHLLSQIVSSFGANRIMWGSDFPFVVLECGYKGAIDAVSVLANEISLSSTELEWIKGKTVAHLFQNRWIS from the exons ATGGCGGTGGGAGTGGCAATGGCAGCGAGGCTGAAACTTGTTTCACTGCCATCTTCTCTCCGCTCTCATCGTTCCTCGCTATCGCCATCTTCTTCCAGGAATTCCTCTGCCGCTCCCACAATATCCGCATCTCAattcaccaccaccaccaccaccaccaccagcAGCAACCCTAATTTCAAACTCAACATGCcatgttcttcttcatcatcaccttcttcttctgctacTGATGGCAAAGTTATCGATTCGCATCTCCATGTCTGGGCATCTCCACAAGAG GCTGCTGCAAAATACCCTTACTTTCCAGGCCAAGAACCCACCCTAACAGGGCACCTCGATTTCTTGCTCCAG TCCATGGAAGAAGCAGGAGTAGATGGTGCGCTTATCGTCCAGCCGATCAACCATAAATTTGATCACTCTTATGTGACCAG CGTAATTAATAAGTATCCCAACAAATTCGTTGGTTGTTGCCTAGCAAATCCAGCAGAAGATGGAAGTGGAATTCAGCTGCTGGAACATCTTGTAACGAAG GATGGATACTCCGCTGTTCGCTTTAATCCATACTTATGGCCATCAGGTCAAAAG ATGACAAATGAGGTGGGGAAAGCGTTGTTCTCTACTGCAGGAAAACTTGGGATTCCTGTGGGTTTTATGTGCATGAAG GGTCTAAGCCTTCACGTTGAAGAGATAAAAGAGCTCTGCACAGAGTTCCCTTCAACCAATGTTCTGCTTGATCACTTGGGTTTCTGCAAACCACCCGA AAATGAAGAAGACAGTCTTGCAATTTCCCAGCTTTTGGAGCTTGCAAGTTTTCCCCAG ATATATGTGAAATTCAGTGCACTATTTAGGGTGTCAAGAAGGCCATTTCCATACCAAGATTTGTCCCACCTCCTCTCTCAAATTGTATCCAGCTTTGGAGCTAACCGCATAATGTGGGGGAG TGACTTCCCATTCGTCGTTCTTGAATGCGGATATAAAGGAGCAATTGATGCAGTATCAGTATTAGCCAatgaaatctctctttcttccaCCGAGTTGGAGTGGATTAAAGGCAAAACTGTAGCACATCTGTTTCAAAATCGATGGATATCTTAA